Part of the Georgenia sp. TF02-10 genome, GGCGAACACGGTCACATCCGGAAGACGCCGTAGCCCGGCTCGGGCAGCGGGGCGTGCGCGGCGGCGGCCAGGCCCAGGCCGAGGACCCGGCGGGTGTCGGCCGGGTCGATCACGCCGTCGTCCCACAGCCGGGCGGTGGAGTAGTACGGCGAGCCCTGCCGCTCGTACTGCTCCCGGACCGGGGCGGTGAGGGCCTCCTCCTCGGCCGGGCCCCAGGCCTCGCCGCGGGCCCGGGCGCCCTCCGCGCGCACGGTGGCCAGGACCGCCGCGGCCTGCTCCCCGCCCATGACCGAGATGCGGGCGTTCGGCCACATCCACAGCTGGCGCGGGTCGAAGGCCCGCCCGCCCATCCCGTAGTTCCCGGCGCCGAAGGAGCCGCCGATGATCACGGTGAACTTCGGGACCACCGAGCAGGCGACGGCGGTGACGAGCTTGGCGCCGTCCTTGGCGATGCCGGCGTGCTCGTAGGCCTTGCCGACCATGAAGCCGCTGATGTTCTGCAGGAAGACCAGCGGCACCCCGCGCTGGTTGCACAGCTGGACGAAGTGCGCGCCCTTGAGCGCGGACTCCCCGAACAGGATCCCGTTGTTCGCGACGATCCCGACCGGGTAGCCCCAGATGCGGGCGAACCCGCACACCAGGGTCTCGGCGTAGCGGGCCTTGAACTCGTGCAGCCGGGAGCCGTCGACCACCCGGCGGATGACCTCCCGCACGTCGTAGGGGGTGCGCACGTCCGGCGGGACGACGTCGGCCAGCCCGGCCGGGTCCTCGGCGGGCTCCTCGGGCGCCTCCTGGTGCAGGGTGGCCGGGCGGGGCCGCTCGAGCGTGGCGACGGCGCCGCGCAGGACCGCCAGCGCCTCGCCGTCGTCCGCCGCGAGGTGGTCCACCACGCCGGAGGTGTGGGCGTGCACGTCCCCGCCGCCGAGCTCCTCGGCGGTGACCACCTCCCCGGTCGCGGCCCGGACCAGCGGCGGCCCGCCGAGGAAGATGGTGCCCTGCCCGCGGACGATGACGGTCTCGTCGGACATCGCCGGCACGTACGCCCCGCCGGCGGTGCACGAGCCGAGGACCGCGGCGAGCTGGGGGATCCCGCGGGCGGACAGGTGGGCCTGGTGGTAGAAGATCCGCCCGAAGTGGTCCCGGTCGGGGAAGACCTCGTCCTGCAGCGGCAGGTACGCCCCGCCGGAGTCGACCAGGTACAGGCAGGGCAGGTGGTTGGCCGCGGCCACCTCCTGGGCGCGCAGGTGCTTCTTGACGGTCATCGGGTAGTACGTGCCGCCCTTGACCGTGGCGTCGTTGGCGACGACGACGCACGGCCGGCCGGCGACCAGCCCGATCCCGGTGACCAGCCCGGCGGACGGCACCTCGCCGTCGTACATGTCCCAGGCGGCGAGCGCACCGAGCTCGAGGAAGGGGGAGCCGGGGTCGAGCAGGCGGTCGACCCGCTCGCGCACGAGCAGCTTGCCGCGGGCGACGTGCCGGGCCCGGGCCGCCGGCGGGCCGCCCTGGCGCACCAGGGCCAGCCGCTCGTGCAGCTCGGCGACGAGCTCGGCCAGGCTCGTGGTCCGCGACGCCGTCGTCGCCATGCCCACCTCCACGGGGACGGCCCCGCCGGGCGGGGACGCTGACGCCGCCGACGTTAGCAACCATTAACGTCCCCGTCTAGGATGCGGACATGCGCCAGCCGACCGTCCCGCCGCCGGCCGCAGAGACCGCGACCGTGGAGAGCGCGACCGTGGCGCCGGCCCCGGTCCTCGAGCCCGGCCCGGGCCGGCCGCGGCGGGACCAGATCCTCGACGCCGCGGCCGAGCTGTTCGCCCGCAGGGGCTTCCACGGGGTGCCGATCACCGAGCTCGGCGCGGCGGTGGGCATCTCCGGGCCGGGGCTCTACCGGCACTTCGCCAGCAAGGAGGCGGTGCTCGCCGAGATGCTCGTCGGGATCAGCGAGCGGCTGCTCGGCGGCGCCCGGGAGCGGCTCGCCGTCGCCGGCGACCCGGCGGACCGGCTGCGGGCGCTGGTCGACTGGCACGTGGAGTTCGCCCTGGACCACCCCACGCTGATCACCATCCAGTCCCGGGACCTGGACGCCCTGGCGGCGCCGGAGCGGCGCCGGGTGCGCCGGCTCCAGCGCGACTACGTGGAGATCTGGGTCGGCGCGGTCACCGCCGCCCGGCCGGGCACGGCGGAGACCACCGCCCGGTCGGCCGCGCACGCCGTCCTCGGCCTGATCAACTCCACCCCGCACAGCGCCGGCCCGTCCCGCCGGGCCACCGGCGAGCTGCTGCGCCAGATGGCCCTGGCCGCGCTGCTCGCCCCGCCGACGCTCGGGGGGACCTGACCCCGGCGTAGCCCGCACCCCGCGGG contains:
- a CDS encoding carboxyl transferase domain-containing protein, giving the protein MATTASRTTSLAELVAELHERLALVRQGGPPAARARHVARGKLLVRERVDRLLDPGSPFLELGALAAWDMYDGEVPSAGLVTGIGLVAGRPCVVVANDATVKGGTYYPMTVKKHLRAQEVAAANHLPCLYLVDSGGAYLPLQDEVFPDRDHFGRIFYHQAHLSARGIPQLAAVLGSCTAGGAYVPAMSDETVIVRGQGTIFLGGPPLVRAATGEVVTAEELGGGDVHAHTSGVVDHLAADDGEALAVLRGAVATLERPRPATLHQEAPEEPAEDPAGLADVVPPDVRTPYDVREVIRRVVDGSRLHEFKARYAETLVCGFARIWGYPVGIVANNGILFGESALKGAHFVQLCNQRGVPLVFLQNISGFMVGKAYEHAGIAKDGAKLVTAVACSVVPKFTVIIGGSFGAGNYGMGGRAFDPRQLWMWPNARISVMGGEQAAAVLATVRAEGARARGEAWGPAEEEALTAPVREQYERQGSPYYSTARLWDDGVIDPADTRRVLGLGLAAAAHAPLPEPGYGVFRM
- a CDS encoding TetR/AcrR family transcriptional regulator, with the protein product MRQPTVPPPAAETATVESATVAPAPVLEPGPGRPRRDQILDAAAELFARRGFHGVPITELGAAVGISGPGLYRHFASKEAVLAEMLVGISERLLGGARERLAVAGDPADRLRALVDWHVEFALDHPTLITIQSRDLDALAAPERRRVRRLQRDYVEIWVGAVTAARPGTAETTARSAAHAVLGLINSTPHSAGPSRRATGELLRQMALAALLAPPTLGGT